A genomic region of Bacillus solimangrovi contains the following coding sequences:
- a CDS encoding bifunctional folylpolyglutamate synthase/dihydrofolate synthase yields MFTTVDEAINWLHSRERFGIKPGLKRMKEMLEQLGNPERRLKMIHIAGTNGKGSVVSYLRHMFQEAGHETATFTSPYIESFNERISVNGTPISDEHLLKVVNDVKPIVDNLDDNQEIGKPTEFEILTVISIQYFARIAYPDIVLFETGLGGRLDSTNVIHPMLSIITNIGYDHMDILGETIEEIASEKAGIIKSGVPVIAAVAQQEALAVIEAKVNEQQTKLYQLGREFQIIESDNVKNGETFTFQSPFVTLENIEISMKGPHQVRNASLALMAVDYMKRFYSLIVDEQDIRTGLKKTSWPGRFEVVKEKPLTILDGAHNPEGIQALKNTVERHYKEHNVHIIFAAMKDKKLSEMVSLLDSFADTISFVDFDFPRAAASTDLIELSKVKEKQAFAHWSEAYQEVVARIGTEDVVLVTGSLYFISDVRKELYRT; encoded by the coding sequence ATGTTTACAACGGTAGATGAAGCAATAAATTGGTTACATAGTAGAGAGCGTTTCGGAATTAAACCTGGTTTAAAACGAATGAAAGAGATGCTTGAACAATTAGGAAATCCAGAACGACGTTTGAAAATGATTCATATTGCGGGAACGAATGGTAAAGGGTCTGTTGTTAGTTATCTTCGACATATGTTTCAAGAGGCTGGTCATGAAACAGCAACGTTTACGTCACCATACATTGAATCATTCAATGAACGAATTAGTGTGAATGGCACACCAATTTCAGATGAGCATCTATTGAAAGTTGTTAATGATGTTAAACCAATCGTTGATAATTTAGATGATAATCAAGAAATAGGAAAACCAACAGAGTTTGAAATATTAACTGTAATTTCCATTCAATATTTTGCTCGTATTGCTTACCCAGATATCGTTCTTTTCGAAACAGGTCTTGGAGGGCGTCTAGATTCAACAAATGTTATTCATCCTATGCTCTCAATTATAACGAATATTGGATACGATCATATGGATATTCTAGGTGAAACAATTGAAGAAATTGCAAGTGAAAAGGCGGGAATCATCAAGTCAGGAGTACCAGTTATAGCAGCAGTTGCACAACAAGAAGCACTTGCAGTTATTGAAGCGAAGGTGAATGAACAGCAAACGAAGTTGTATCAATTAGGTAGAGAGTTTCAAATAATAGAGAGTGATAATGTAAAGAATGGTGAAACATTTACGTTTCAATCACCGTTTGTAACTTTAGAAAACATTGAAATAAGTATGAAGGGTCCTCATCAAGTCCGTAATGCATCACTTGCATTGATGGCAGTTGATTATATGAAACGTTTCTATTCACTTATCGTTGATGAACAAGATATACGAACAGGTTTGAAGAAAACAAGTTGGCCAGGGCGATTTGAAGTTGTGAAAGAAAAACCACTGACCATATTAGACGGTGCACATAATCCAGAAGGCATACAAGCACTTAAAAATACTGTAGAGCGTCACTATAAGGAACACAACGTACATATTATTTTCGCAGCGATGAAAGATAAGAAGCTTTCAGAAATGGTATCATTATTAGATTCATTTGCAGATACAATTTCATTTGTAGACTTTGATTTCCCTAGAGCAGCGGCAAGTACAGATTTAATTGAGCTATCAAAAGTAAAAGAGAAGCAAGCATTTGCACATTGGTCAGAAGCCTATCAAGAAGTGGTTGCTCGTATTGGTACTGAAGATGTCGTGTTAGTGACTGGATCGTTGTATTTTATTTCTGATGTAAGAAAAGAATTATACAGAACATAA
- a CDS encoding vWA domain-containing protein has product MIQWGWFQKAINVSLAIILVVGLFFSIGMSGNAEQIEPQLDVIVSPSQSSVIKPVGGPAEASLDFELVPRGEITSGIRQPIEVVFVFDLSGSMGGEIYKAGGGSIKKITSARVALQHAINYFKDNGLEEDRFALVPFSDDVGFYNGEWREGSFLDFVNLRKIQTLHGRSSAAYMSVGGGTNYTQALSKANQLLENTSVNKNVIFLTDGMPTISKEIEESGRIIHYELGTLTTGKEIGSIFYNNSDGSKVNISPPSTVDKTDYVKNQIRNHAKKQAEEMARNNIKLYSIGFGQRNDIDMEFLTELSNITGAEAKKATADDLSEIFTEFSETIDKLQMSEVQLKIKIPDNVGLQADANVTKDDEGYTIINLSDVPYEVGAGTPVLALEDKLRSLPLTFSKAGEYTFDDMKLVYKDLEGNQITPKQLDPVSISVVDLTIPKLEGKAEIVNPELASNLYKTVDKQGTEHLNNEFTVKYDFSLVGGNASGELRNIVIEQPLPEGVAWSSDPTSSIKEKEENGQKYLEIPFENYDYDNGVSGNKNEELKLDLTSSNPNINSFKGFAEVNVLESTNGKWELQIVTNSNFDKENNYKLTFNDGTEEYLSLKENDSFKAEYSVQPVKLTQMRANDNPDIEQPTTIPHVLQQEVNFKVNWAVKDVKLPEAKVIYRDSNNSTQEQEETVTPPDDKINMTVLLESNRTDNLKYIGDFEGRISLKYDDTDVMEVYAKSQKGDLIKGINIKSMNYSTDDSKVIEVTYKDGSKGYLNPFSFDADSYEVIGIHPKNLKDHLINEITSDLDNVSWEITSEDLDMAILSSEGVIQYNHVTPKVGMVTIQATLQVNGNDLYSDTAIVDIQSGLKKIKIEPEHNLNIGETVILTASPYPSDAFLIGVEWEKSNNNIDIAVNEKKIGEVSVTRRDEGKTILKVISSEDKNIWNATIITNNNIDTPDTPDTPDTPDTPDTPDTPDTPENNKW; this is encoded by the coding sequence ATGATTCAATGGGGATGGTTTCAAAAAGCGATTAATGTATCTTTAGCAATCATATTAGTTGTCGGATTATTTTTTTCAATAGGTATGTCTGGTAATGCAGAGCAGATTGAGCCTCAGTTAGATGTAATCGTATCTCCTTCTCAGTCTTCGGTTATTAAACCAGTTGGAGGACCAGCAGAAGCTAGTTTAGATTTCGAGCTTGTTCCTAGAGGGGAAATCACTTCAGGGATCCGTCAACCAATTGAAGTGGTGTTTGTATTTGATCTGTCAGGTTCTATGGGTGGAGAAATATATAAAGCTGGTGGAGGAAGCATCAAGAAAATTACTTCTGCGAGAGTTGCTTTACAGCATGCAATTAATTATTTCAAAGATAATGGTCTTGAAGAGGATCGATTTGCATTAGTTCCCTTTTCAGATGATGTTGGCTTCTATAATGGGGAGTGGAGAGAAGGAAGCTTTTTAGATTTTGTGAATTTAAGAAAAATTCAAACGTTGCACGGTCGTTCTAGTGCTGCTTATATGAGCGTTGGTGGCGGGACAAATTACACACAAGCTCTAAGTAAGGCAAATCAGTTGTTGGAGAACACGTCTGTTAATAAAAATGTCATTTTTCTTACGGATGGAATGCCGACTATTTCAAAAGAAATAGAAGAGTCTGGACGTATTATACACTACGAATTAGGAACATTAACTACAGGAAAAGAAATTGGAAGTATTTTTTACAATAATAGTGATGGTTCTAAAGTAAATATCAGTCCTCCTTCTACTGTAGATAAAACTGATTATGTAAAAAACCAAATTAGAAATCATGCAAAAAAACAAGCTGAGGAGATGGCAAGAAATAATATTAAGCTGTATTCAATTGGATTTGGACAAAGAAATGATATAGATATGGAATTTCTCACTGAATTATCAAATATTACTGGGGCAGAAGCTAAAAAAGCTACAGCAGATGATTTGAGTGAAATTTTCACTGAGTTTAGTGAAACAATTGATAAATTACAAATGAGTGAAGTTCAATTAAAGATTAAGATTCCAGATAACGTTGGCTTACAGGCAGATGCCAATGTAACAAAGGATGATGAAGGTTACACAATTATTAACTTAAGTGATGTGCCTTACGAAGTAGGGGCGGGTACACCAGTATTAGCGTTGGAAGATAAGTTGAGAAGCTTACCGCTCACATTTAGCAAAGCTGGTGAGTATACGTTTGATGATATGAAGCTTGTGTATAAAGACTTAGAAGGTAATCAAATTACGCCAAAGCAATTGGATCCAGTTTCTATATCTGTTGTAGATCTAACAATACCGAAGCTTGAAGGTAAAGCGGAAATTGTTAATCCAGAGTTAGCCTCTAATCTATATAAAACAGTTGATAAACAAGGAACTGAACATTTGAATAATGAATTTACAGTGAAATATGATTTTTCACTTGTTGGAGGAAATGCTTCAGGAGAGTTAAGAAATATTGTTATTGAGCAACCATTACCAGAAGGAGTTGCATGGAGTTCAGATCCAACAAGTTCGATAAAAGAGAAAGAAGAAAACGGTCAAAAGTATTTAGAAATACCTTTTGAAAATTATGATTATGATAATGGTGTGTCAGGAAATAAAAATGAAGAACTAAAATTAGATCTTACAAGTTCGAACCCAAATATCAATTCTTTTAAAGGGTTTGCTGAAGTAAATGTTTTGGAATCAACTAATGGAAAATGGGAGCTTCAAATTGTTACAAATAGTAACTTTGACAAAGAAAATAATTATAAACTGACATTCAATGACGGCACCGAAGAATACTTATCATTAAAAGAAAATGATAGTTTTAAAGCTGAGTATTCTGTGCAACCAGTCAAATTAACACAAATGCGTGCAAACGATAATCCCGATATTGAACAACCAACTACTATACCTCATGTTTTACAACAAGAAGTAAACTTCAAAGTTAATTGGGCAGTAAAGGACGTCAAACTTCCAGAAGCGAAAGTAATTTATAGGGACAGTAATAATAGTACACAGGAACAAGAAGAAACAGTAACTCCACCTGATGACAAAATTAATATGACGGTACTATTAGAATCAAACCGTACAGATAACTTGAAATATATAGGTGATTTTGAAGGTCGCATTTCATTGAAATACGATGACACAGATGTGATGGAGGTCTATGCAAAATCTCAAAAGGGAGATTTAATTAAGGGGATCAACATCAAGTCAATGAACTATTCAACAGACGACTCGAAAGTAATTGAGGTAACATATAAAGATGGTTCAAAAGGTTATTTGAATCCATTTTCCTTCGATGCGGACAGCTATGAAGTTATTGGAATTCATCCAAAAAACTTAAAAGACCATCTTATTAATGAAATTACTTCGGATCTTGATAACGTATCATGGGAAATAACATCAGAAGACCTTGATATGGCGATATTATCAAGCGAAGGAGTAATTCAATATAATCATGTAACTCCTAAGGTAGGTATGGTAACTATTCAGGCAACGTTACAAGTAAATGGAAATGACCTATATTCGGATACAGCAATAGTAGACATTCAAAGTGGACTTAAAAAAATTAAAATAGAGCCCGAACATAATCTTAATATAGGTGAAACAGTCATTCTAACAGCTTCACCTTATCCATCTGATGCGTTTCTAATTGGAGTGGAATGGGAGAAGTCAAATAATAACATAGATATCGCTGTAAATGAAAAGAAAATTGGTGAAGTATCCGTTACTAGAAGAGATGAAGGTAAAACGATACTGAAAGTAATTTCAAGTGAAGATAAGAATATATGGAATGCGACTATCATTACTAATAACAATATTGATACACCGGATACACCGGATACACCGGATACACCGGATACACCGGATACACCGGATACACCGGATACACCAGAAAATAACAAATGGTAA
- a CDS encoding PilW family protein yields MKKYADKLRSQHGLTLVELLLTITIFTMILGMVYGVLITGMEAYRKIAIEGNLRDQADYVVAMIMEEIYETPIDHIEDCGTSTNNNCVKIINREYAKADIIDTYSIVDQNYLKDNKEEKIIKFEGNDSVIIDQDTIHTEGVEFTDSTIEIICEERQRIFNSSSGPVVDSICTNALITINLNINNGIDEDSFFYTSLTLKSRFSY; encoded by the coding sequence ATGAAGAAATACGCAGATAAACTCCGTTCTCAACATGGCTTAACATTAGTGGAATTATTACTTACAATTACGATTTTCACGATGATTCTAGGAATGGTCTATGGTGTTCTAATCACTGGCATGGAAGCTTATAGAAAAATTGCAATTGAAGGAAATTTGCGTGATCAAGCTGATTATGTCGTGGCAATGATTATGGAAGAAATCTACGAAACTCCTATCGATCATATTGAGGATTGTGGAACTTCAACTAATAATAATTGCGTGAAAATTATTAACCGTGAATATGCTAAAGCAGATATCATAGATACTTATTCAATTGTTGATCAAAATTATCTTAAAGATAACAAAGAAGAGAAAATAATTAAATTTGAAGGTAATGATTCAGTAATCATTGATCAAGATACTATTCACACTGAAGGGGTCGAATTCACTGACTCTACGATAGAGATTATATGTGAAGAAAGACAACGCATTTTTAATAGTTCAAGTGGTCCTGTGGTAGACAGCATATGTACTAATGCTTTAATAACGATAAATTTAAACATAAATAACGGAATTGATGAAGATTCATTTTTTTACACATCCTTGACACTTAAAAGTCGATTTAGTTATTGA
- a CDS encoding phosphotransferase, with translation MEHLQTIMDQYQVQPHYVEENGALYKLFTWGGIYALKKVKGGGQALSSLVQATQIFMKRQLRIGVPIVPTISNQLFSSDGVNYYYLTPWIEAKERSARDQLHEVFKLSAKLHQQTSKENKIEDERYEQFYDFWTNKMDDRKQLMEDFLNYCEQQIYMSPFELNYCLHANEMMKLDDIARQKLDLWHEKVAGKEKERVSLCHGALKLENLVNHHNDKSYFINFEHSYIAPAVFDLEYLVNQHVYQFPDSRKAIFTGLQAYQRIFPLAEDEKLLLSWLLLNNISITDAITDYQNQTTRNELKHVKRLQRTIGLTQNISHVVYETFDKPVMNTSKSTSQ, from the coding sequence GTGGAGCATCTTCAAACAATAATGGATCAATATCAAGTTCAACCGCATTATGTTGAAGAGAATGGTGCTTTATATAAACTATTTACTTGGGGGGGGATATACGCTTTAAAGAAAGTGAAGGGTGGGGGACAAGCACTCTCTTCATTAGTTCAAGCAACACAGATATTTATGAAACGTCAACTTCGTATAGGAGTACCAATTGTACCGACGATTTCAAATCAATTATTTAGTAGTGATGGTGTGAATTATTATTATTTAACTCCGTGGATAGAAGCAAAGGAAAGGTCTGCACGTGATCAGTTACATGAGGTATTTAAATTATCAGCTAAACTTCATCAGCAAACTTCAAAAGAAAATAAGATTGAGGACGAGAGATATGAGCAATTTTATGACTTTTGGACAAATAAAATGGACGATCGCAAGCAATTAATGGAAGATTTTCTTAACTATTGTGAACAACAAATCTATATGTCCCCATTTGAGTTAAACTATTGTTTACATGCGAATGAAATGATGAAGCTAGACGACATTGCACGACAGAAGTTAGATTTGTGGCATGAAAAGGTTGCTGGAAAGGAAAAAGAACGTGTATCACTTTGTCATGGTGCTCTTAAGCTGGAGAATCTCGTGAATCATCATAATGATAAATCTTACTTTATTAATTTTGAACACTCCTATATCGCTCCAGCGGTTTTTGACCTTGAGTATTTAGTTAATCAGCATGTTTATCAATTTCCAGATAGTAGAAAAGCGATATTCACTGGTTTGCAAGCTTATCAACGAATATTTCCATTGGCTGAAGATGAAAAGCTATTGTTAAGCTGGCTTCTATTAAATAACATTTCAATTACTGATGCTATAACCGATTACCAAAATCAAACAACAAGAAATGAACTGAAACATGTGAAGCGTTTGCAGCGAACAATTGGTCTTACTCAAAACATTTCCCATGTTGTCTACGAGACGTTCGATAAACCAGTTATGAATACATCTAAATCCACTTCACAGTAA
- a CDS encoding valine--tRNA ligase, with product MSNQEVNLPTKYDPQGVESKWYDYWIDGKFFEAKNDERKQPYTIVIPPPNVTGKLHLGHAWDTTLQDMLTRIKRMQGYDVLWLPGMDHAGIATQAKVEAKLREEGKSRYDLGREKFLEQVWAWKEEYADFIRKQWSKVGLGLDYSRERFTMDEGLSKAVNEVFVKLYEKGLIYRGEYIINWDPATKTALSDIEVIYKDVQGNFYHMRYPLADGSGSIEIATTRPETMLGDTAVAVHPEDERYKDLIGKTVKLPITGREIPIVADDYVDMDFGSGAVKITPAHDPNDFEIGNRHNLERILVMNEDGTMNAKAGKYEGMDRFECRKQLVKDLQEEGILFKIEEHMHSVGHSERSGAVVEPYLSTQWFVKMQPLADEAIKLQQSEGKVNFVPDRFEKTYLRWMENIRDWCISRQLWWGHRIPAWYHKETGEVYVGNEAPADIENWKQDEDVLDTWFSSALWPFSTMGWPDEDANDFKRYYPTAALVTGYDIIFFWVSRMIFQGLEFTGERPFEDVLIHGLVRDAEGRKMSKSLGNGVDPMDVIEKYGADSLRYFLATGSTPGQDLRFMWEKVESTWNFANKIWNASRFALMNMDGITYEELDLSGEKSVADKWILTRLNETIEAVTTNVDKYEFGEAGRQLYNFIWDDVCDWYIEMAKLPLYGEDEAVKKTTRSVLAYVLDNTMRLLHPFMPFITEEIWQHLPTKGKSITIAKWPEVRTDLTDSDAAEEMRLLVDIIRSVRNIRAEVNTPMSKQIKLFIQAKDEDTLSKLEKNRSYLERFCNPSELKLATDLEAPEKAMTAVVTGADLYLPLEGLINIDEEIARLNKELEKLNKEVDRVQKKLNNEKFVGKAPAHVVEEERAKEKDYVEKREKVQARIVELKG from the coding sequence ATGAGTAATCAAGAAGTAAATTTACCAACAAAGTATGATCCACAAGGAGTAGAAAGTAAGTGGTATGACTATTGGATAGATGGGAAATTTTTTGAAGCGAAGAATGATGAGCGCAAGCAACCATACACAATCGTCATTCCACCGCCAAACGTAACAGGTAAGTTACATTTAGGACATGCGTGGGATACTACACTTCAAGACATGTTAACACGTATTAAACGAATGCAAGGTTATGATGTGTTATGGCTTCCAGGTATGGACCATGCTGGTATCGCAACACAAGCGAAGGTAGAAGCGAAGTTACGTGAAGAAGGTAAGTCACGTTATGACCTCGGTCGTGAGAAGTTTTTAGAGCAAGTATGGGCATGGAAGGAAGAATATGCTGACTTTATCCGAAAGCAATGGTCTAAAGTAGGGCTTGGATTAGATTATTCACGTGAGCGTTTCACAATGGATGAAGGCCTTTCAAAAGCTGTTAACGAAGTGTTTGTAAAGCTTTATGAAAAAGGACTAATCTATCGTGGAGAATATATTATCAACTGGGATCCAGCAACTAAGACGGCTCTGTCCGATATCGAAGTAATTTATAAGGATGTTCAAGGGAACTTCTATCATATGCGTTATCCGTTAGCTGATGGTAGTGGCTCGATTGAAATCGCAACAACTCGACCTGAGACGATGTTAGGAGATACAGCAGTTGCTGTCCATCCTGAAGATGAACGTTATAAAGACTTGATTGGTAAGACTGTTAAATTACCGATTACTGGTCGTGAAATCCCGATTGTAGCAGATGATTATGTTGATATGGACTTTGGTTCAGGTGCGGTAAAAATTACACCTGCACATGACCCGAATGACTTTGAAATTGGTAATCGCCATAACCTTGAACGTATTCTTGTCATGAATGAAGATGGAACGATGAATGCTAAGGCTGGTAAGTATGAAGGTATGGATCGCTTTGAATGCCGCAAGCAACTTGTGAAAGACCTACAAGAAGAAGGCATTTTATTCAAAATTGAAGAACATATGCATTCTGTCGGTCATTCAGAACGAAGCGGAGCAGTAGTTGAACCATATCTTTCGACGCAATGGTTCGTTAAAATGCAACCTTTGGCAGATGAAGCAATCAAACTTCAACAATCAGAAGGAAAAGTGAATTTCGTACCTGATCGTTTTGAGAAAACGTATCTTCGTTGGATGGAAAATATTCGTGATTGGTGTATTTCTAGACAGTTATGGTGGGGACACCGTATCCCAGCTTGGTATCACAAAGAAACTGGTGAAGTGTACGTAGGAAACGAAGCACCAGCAGATATTGAAAATTGGAAACAAGATGAAGATGTGTTAGATACGTGGTTCTCGAGTGCACTCTGGCCGTTCTCAACGATGGGTTGGCCTGATGAAGATGCTAACGATTTTAAACGTTACTATCCAACTGCAGCACTTGTAACGGGTTACGATATTATCTTCTTCTGGGTTTCTCGAATGATATTCCAAGGATTAGAATTTACTGGGGAACGTCCATTTGAAGATGTTTTAATACACGGTCTTGTACGTGATGCAGAAGGGCGTAAGATGAGTAAGTCATTAGGTAATGGAGTAGACCCGATGGATGTTATTGAGAAATATGGTGCAGATTCGCTTCGTTATTTCTTAGCAACAGGCAGTACACCAGGCCAAGATTTACGCTTCATGTGGGAGAAAGTCGAATCCACGTGGAACTTTGCTAATAAGATTTGGAACGCATCACGTTTTGCATTGATGAATATGGACGGTATCACCTATGAAGAATTAGATTTGTCGGGTGAAAAATCAGTAGCAGACAAGTGGATTTTAACACGCTTAAATGAAACGATTGAAGCTGTTACGACGAATGTTGACAAATATGAATTCGGTGAAGCAGGTCGTCAGTTATACAACTTTATTTGGGATGACGTATGTGACTGGTATATCGAAATGGCGAAACTCCCGTTATACGGTGAAGATGAAGCGGTTAAGAAAACGACTCGTTCTGTACTTGCATATGTGTTAGACAATACGATGCGTCTCTTACACCCATTCATGCCATTTATTACGGAGGAAATTTGGCAACACCTTCCAACGAAAGGTAAATCAATCACAATTGCAAAATGGCCAGAAGTACGCACTGACTTAACAGATAGTGATGCAGCAGAAGAAATGCGTTTACTCGTTGATATTATCCGCTCAGTTCGTAATATCCGAGCTGAAGTGAACACACCTATGAGTAAGCAAATTAAACTATTTATTCAAGCGAAGGATGAAGATACGTTAAGCAAGCTTGAGAAAAATAGAAGCTATTTAGAACGTTTCTGTAATCCGAGTGAGTTGAAACTTGCAACGGATCTTGAAGCTCCAGAAAAAGCAATGACAGCTGTTGTTACTGGTGCAGACTTGTACTTACCTCTAGAAGGTTTAATCAACATCGATGAAGAAATAGCACGTCTTAATAAGGAATTAGAGAAGCTCAACAAAGAAGTAGACCGTGTACAGAAGAAGTTAAATAACGAGAAGTTTGTTGGTAAAGCACCTGCACACGTCGTTGAAGAAGAACGTGCGAAAGAAAAAGATTACGTAGAAAAACGTGAAAAGGTTCAAGCACGTATCGTAGAGTTGAAAGGTTAA
- a CDS encoding VanW family protein, whose amino-acid sequence MKWIQTIKLILIIIFSTLFILSGTYLGNFINTTVFKSTENYSEGTKLGTADLEGIRIEEVKEIVTNELIQWQESINITVNHWGVTESLPLDIYKFDILETVQSITDGKVNHYVVMLDKAKLARVIDYTSFGLANEEIQKFESDLLQIAQNLIVPDTAIDLANYLNQTNTDVVLSRGEVTFDLGYQFYVSDLIKETDIVTLPANGVFSFTEAFNLETVNLDHVPDSRKDAMSIIATAIYEAILPSTIDIVERHISRELPAYSELGKEAKVIPGEMELMLHNREGYDLNIQFIIQGTTLIAELKGPPSPVDYKVVQDDEATYPYKTIIQFSPLISIGGKKTEREGQPARYVKVLRESVNVRGDVERINISEDFYPPIHKIEVYSLKSTQLSNSQKGLKESAIEQSNTHSTSRSQAIKNNVDEFWGEDVVTKGQ is encoded by the coding sequence ATGAAGTGGATTCAAACTATTAAACTTATTCTAATCATTATCTTTTCTACCTTATTTATTTTAAGTGGCACTTATTTAGGTAATTTTATAAATACAACTGTTTTTAAATCTACAGAAAATTATTCTGAAGGGACGAAACTTGGAACAGCTGACTTAGAAGGGATACGAATTGAAGAAGTGAAAGAGATCGTTACTAATGAACTCATTCAGTGGCAGGAAAGCATCAATATTACTGTTAATCATTGGGGTGTTACTGAATCACTACCTTTAGACATTTATAAGTTTGACATTCTTGAAACAGTTCAATCAATTACTGATGGGAAGGTGAATCACTATGTAGTTATGTTAGATAAGGCGAAATTAGCAAGAGTAATTGATTATACTAGCTTTGGATTAGCGAATGAAGAGATTCAAAAATTTGAAAGCGACTTGTTACAAATTGCACAGAATTTAATTGTTCCCGATACTGCGATTGATTTAGCAAACTATCTTAACCAAACTAATACTGACGTAGTTTTATCAAGGGGAGAAGTAACCTTTGATTTAGGTTATCAGTTTTATGTTTCAGATTTAATTAAGGAAACAGATATAGTTACGCTTCCTGCTAATGGTGTATTTTCGTTTACAGAGGCTTTTAACTTAGAAACTGTTAATCTCGATCATGTACCTGATAGTCGTAAAGATGCAATGAGTATCATTGCAACAGCTATATATGAGGCAATTTTGCCAAGTACAATCGATATAGTAGAGCGACATATTTCTCGTGAATTACCTGCATACAGCGAGCTTGGGAAAGAAGCGAAGGTCATTCCAGGAGAGATGGAGTTAATGTTGCATAACCGCGAAGGTTACGATTTGAATATTCAGTTTATTATACAAGGTACGACATTAATAGCTGAGTTAAAGGGCCCACCATCACCTGTAGATTACAAAGTGGTTCAAGACGATGAAGCGACATATCCGTATAAGACAATTATTCAATTCTCACCTCTTATTTCAATTGGTGGGAAAAAGACTGAGCGAGAAGGTCAGCCTGCTCGCTATGTGAAGGTATTAAGAGAATCGGTAAATGTACGTGGAGATGTTGAACGAATAAATATTTCAGAAGACTTCTATCCACCTATTCATAAAATTGAGGTTTATAGCTTAAAAAGTACACAATTATCAAATAGTCAAAAAGGTCTTAAAGAAAGTGCAATCGAACAATCGAATACACATTCTACTTCACGTTCTCAAGCTATAAAAAATAATGTTGATGAGTTCTGGGGGGAAGATGTTGTTACAAAAGGACAATAA
- a CDS encoding prepilin-type N-terminal cleavage/methylation domain-containing protein has translation MKRILSQNKGFTLVEVLVAILLLTIILTSTMAFFNQAYSYTKQNQNKTVAINVARSVNFFMERQNINELSKKSIQYVGVENSGGYTLIDSTITPSRMITINNIPYNVIVDVGDDTDPNDGVLVIPYTITVQINGNTITSLDGRVVDEEIRR, from the coding sequence ATGAAAAGAATTTTGAGTCAAAATAAGGGATTTACTCTTGTTGAAGTTCTTGTCGCTATCCTATTGTTAACTATCATCCTCACTTCAACGATGGCATTCTTTAACCAAGCATATTCCTATACGAAGCAAAATCAGAATAAGACAGTAGCAATTAACGTAGCCCGCAGTGTTAATTTCTTTATGGAAAGACAGAACATTAATGAACTTAGTAAAAAATCTATACAATATGTGGGGGTTGAGAATAGTGGAGGTTATACATTAATAGATAGCACTATAACTCCTAGCAGAATGATTACAATTAACAACATTCCTTATAACGTGATAGTTGATGTGGGGGACGACACTGATCCAAATGATGGCGTTCTCGTTATCCCTTATACAATCACAGTGCAAATAAATGGAAACACAATTACTAGCTTAGATGGGAGGGTTGTTGATGAAGAAATACGCAGATAA